The DNA segment NNNNNNNNNNNNNNNNNNNNNNNNNNNNNNNNNNNNNNNNNNNNNNNNNNNNNNNNNNNNNNNNNNNNNNNNNNNNNNNNNNNNNNNNNNNNNNNNNNNNNNNNNNNNNNNNNNNNNNNNNNNNNNNNNNNNNNNNNNNNNNNNNNNNNNNNNNNNNNNNNNNNNNNNNNNNNNNNNNNNNNNNNNNNNNNNNNNNNNNNNNNNNNNNNNNNNNNNNNNNNNNNNNNNNNNNNNNNNNNNNNNNNNNNNNNNNNNNNNNNNNNNNNNNNNNNNNNNNNNNNNNNNNNNNNNNNNNNNNNNNNNNNNNNNNNNNNNNNNNNNNNNNNNNNNNNNNNNNNNNNNNNNNNNNNNNNNNNNNNNNNNNNNNNNNNNNNNNNNNNNNNNNNNNNNNNNNNNNNNNNNNNNNNNNNNNNNNNNNNNNNNNNNNNNNNNNNNNNNNNNNNNNNNNNNNNNNNNNNNNNNNNNNNNNNNNNNNNNNNNNNNNNNNNNNNNNNNNNNNNNNNNNNNNNNNNNNNNNNNNNNNNNNNNNNNNNNNNNNNNNNNNNNNNNNNNNNNNNNNNNNNNNNNNNNNNNNNNNNNNNNNNNNNNNNNNNNNNNNNNNNNNNNNNNNNNNNNNNNNNNNNNNNNNNNNNNNNNNNNNNNNNNNNNNNNNNNNNNNNNNNNNNNNNNNNNNNNNNNNNNNNNNNNNNNNNNNNNNNNNNNNNNNNNNNNNNNNNNNNNNNNNNNNNNNNNNNNNNNNNNNNNNNNNNNNNNNNNNNNNNNNNNNNNNNNNNNNNNNNNNNNNNNNNNNNNNNNNNNNNNNNNNNNNNNNNNNNNNNNNNNNNNNNNNNNNNNNNNNNGGGGCGTGAGGGCGGGCGAGGGGAGTGGGGcgtgagggcgagagagagagtgggccGAGGGGAGAATGAGGGTCGGAGGGCGAATGAGGGAGTGGGGGGATGGCGGAGGGTGAGGGTTAAAGGAGCAGGGCCCCAGCTCACCTTGAAGTAGGCCTTGCTGGAGAAGGTGACGTCCTTGGCGGTGAACAGGTGGACGTAGGCCAGCACCGACTTGACCTGGTTGAGGATGGAGGCGGAGACAGAGGCCAGGAGCTCGGCCAAGTTGGCGCCGTCCTTGCCCAGGAGCCGCGGGGCGGCCAGCGACTGGCGCACATCAGTCAGGCAGTCAGCGTAGAAGCTCTGCAGGGCCTGCAGGTACTGGCGGAGCCGCTCCTGGGCAGCACGCACCACGATCTCTGTGCCCTCGGCGGCCGCCGTCCTCGAGCCGGGCAGCAGCTTGACCACGGCCTGCAGGCGCCGGTGGAAGCGGTCCAGACCGCGCACCAGCAGCGAGCTGTCCCCCACCCCTTTCTCCGCCCGGATGCGCCGCTCCACCAGGCCAAAGTAACGGCCCATCAGCCCGTCGACAAACTCCACCAGCTTGGCGCCGGCCATTTGCGCCACGTCCGAGCTGACCAGGCCTCCGGCCGCCGGCCGGTGGACAAACAGGTCCTGGTAGGAGGCGATGACAAGGCAGGTGTCCCCCACAAAGCCGTTGCAGCCCTTGTCGGTGAACTCCAGGATGTCGGAGAGGGGAGGCGAGGCCGCAGAGAGGGGGCCTGGCTGCTGACCCAGCTCAGCCTCCAGCGCCGACAGGTCCTCCTCCAGCCGGGAGCGGGCGTGGGCTAGGAACTCATCGCACAGCTCCTCCGCCGGCTCACCCAACTGCAGTAACAGCTCCACACACTCCGCCAGCTCCTTGGCGCTCGAGCCGGTGTCTCTGCAGCAGAAACACAACACACAGGCGCAGCGCTCCGCTGGCAATCAGGTGTTCTTGTACTCCACTctcacacgcgcgcacacactcacacccactccTGCGCGCACGCATAGACTTACTCACACATGCTCACTGCCGCACGcgcactcaccctcactccaggACACACACCCCCATAGTGACTCCCCCTCGCGGACCCACGCACACCCCCTCGTGCACCCACGCACATGCCCTCGCACACGCTCGCATGCACACCCTCGCTCTCGCACCCTATGCTCCTGCCCTGGGGGGAGGGAATGTGAGAGACCGTTTGAAAGATACTGCCTCAGACCTGTGAGACTGGGTAAAGAGTGAGGGAGAGGCAGCTGAATGGACAGTCTCAAACTCTGtcactaacctgcacaaccctgggcactatgggacaatttagcatggccaatccacccttgcacatccctgggcactatgggacaatttagcacggccaatccaccctaacctgcacatcttcggactgtgggaggaaaccggagcacccggagaaaaccccatgcagacacatggggagaacatgcactCTCcacacacagatagttgcctgagactggaatcgaacccgtgtccctggtgctgagaggcatcaatgctaaccactgagacaccgtacCGCCCAAAGATAGGGGCAGAGGCAAATAGGTGAAGGTGAGGTAGGGGAgggaagaaagagacagagagagagagagagagagagtgagcaagagagcgaaagagcgagagagacagagagagagagagcgagcaagagagcgagagagcgcgaaATGGGCTACAGAGAAATGTCAGAGGTCAGGGGGTGACCGAGAAGCAGGCAGGCAGGATTTGAGGCAAACGCAGCGGCTGGGCAACCGAGGCCGGGGACAGTGTTACCTGAACTTCTCCCGGAGTTTCTGTGCCAAGTCAGATATGATCTTCTGGCAGTCGTTCTGGATGCCGTGGAAAGACGCCATGTGCTGGTACTGGTGCAGCACCGAGCGGGCCTTGCTGTAATACCTCACGGCCTGGCCGTATGCCTCGAGCTCGATGCACTTGTTCAGCCGGGCTGGTAGCTCAAACAGGAACTGCAGCTTCCTCAGTAACGTGTGCACACCTGAAAGGCAGAGgggcatacagcacggaaacagacctttcaatccagcCCTGATGAACAGCCATTTTGACATGAATCATTTGCTTGCTCTGTCTCCACTGACCCGTTGTGATcgccagcagttttttttttactttcagacccttcggtccaactcgtccatgctgaccagatatcctaacctaatctagtcgcatttgccagcatttggcccatatccctcaaccctttctattcatatccccatccagatgtcttttaaaatgttgtcattgtaccagcctccatcacctcctctggcaactcgttccatacacgcaccaccttctgtgtgaaaaagttgcccctcaggtcccttttatatctttcccccctcaccttaaacctatgccctttagttttggactccccgaccctggagaaaagacttttgtctattcaccctatccatgtccctcgtgattttataaacctcgataaggttttcccctcagcctctgaccctccagcaaaaacagcaccaacctattcagcctctccctgtagctcaaactctccaatcccgacaagatacttgtaaatcttttctgaaccctttcaattttaacatccttcctgtagcagggagaccggaGCTGAACctagtattccaaaattggcctcaccaatgtcctctacatgGTGTACCAGGGTTAGACAGgcctggacaaagtcagaagtcacatgacaccaggttataatccaacagatttatttaaaaccatgagctttcagaacgctgctccttcatcagattaaCTTcatctggtgaaggagcagcgctccgattGCTGgtaatttgaaataaacctgtgcaactataacctggtgtcgggtGATTTCTGACAATATCCTGTGCGGCTGCAACATGACACCTCAGTTGGCAATGACCCAACAAAGGCCAGTTTGCCAAATGCTTTCTACACTGCCCAGTGAGCGCACCAGCTCAGCACATGGCCGGGCGGGGATGGAACTTTATAGGAGCCTGGAAAAGAGAACACATCATTTTCCCTGACGACTCTCTGTAAGACTAAGTCCCACCTCTTTCATCTCTCCTGGCCTTGTCAATCTGTCCTTAGATCCTTTCCCAATTCCCTGAATTCCCAACCACTCGCTGTGGGAAGACATGTTTTGGTCAACATCTCTCTTTTGGCTGATTACGTGAAACCCCGGGTTCTCAATCCTCCTataaatgggaacagtttctccccactTGCTCTTGTCTCGATCACTCTGAACATCTCGATCAAACGTGCTCTCAACAGCCTCCGCTCTCGGCAACAGGGCCAAGTGATGAGACAGACATGAGCCTGTGCTTTATAAATAGAGACACACGATGTTCAAAAGCAGGAGGGTTGCATTCCAGcgtttttaaaaagcacaagttCCACCTGATTTGAGACGCCATgcccagttatagagtcagagtcattgcggttctgttcgccgagttgggaatttgtgttgcagacgtttcgtcccctgtctaggtgacatcctcggcgcttgggagcctcctgtgaagcgcagagtcatacaacacggaaacacgCTCCTCGGTCCCAGCAATTCGTggcaaccataatcccaaactaaactagtcccatctgcctgctcctggctcacatccctccaaacccttccctattcatgACCTTAActaaatgtgtttttaaatgttgtaggtgtacccacatccaccacttcccctggtggttcatcccacacacaaaccactacctgtgtttaaaaaataaattgtccctcttgtcttttttaaatctttctcctcttgccttaaatatatgccccctcatcttgaaatcccccatcctagggaaagcaaatctgtcATACACCttgtctgtacccctcatgattttatcaacctcgataaggtcacccctcaacctcctacgctccaatgaaaaatgtcccagcctctctgtgtgtaactcaaaccctccagtctgagcaacatcctggtaaatctcttctgaaccccctccagtttaataacgtccctcctataacagggcgaccagaaccggacacagtactccagtagaAGCCTCACCATCCAGGTTGCAGtcaagaggttgtgaaacttgaaagggttcagaaacgatttacaaggatgttgccagggttggagggtttcagctgcagggagaggctgaacaggctggggctgttttccctggagcgtcggaggctgaggggtgaccttataagaggtttaaaaaattatgagggggcatggataggataaataggaaaagtcttttccctcgggtcggggagtccagaactagaggggcataggtttagggtgagaggggaaagatataaaagagacctaacgggcaactgcttcacacagagggtggtacgtgtatggaacgagctgccagaggatgtgatggaggctggtacaattgcaacatttaagaggcatctggatggggacatgaataggaagggtttggagggatatgggccgggtgctggcaggtgggactagatggagtCGGCATgtacaggttggatcgaagggtccgtttccatgctgtccatctctatgactctaagtgacttGTCTGAAGAACAGACAAGCTAACTGCACGTAAACCAGCTGAATTTACAAGGGCAGCGAGGGAGATTGCGCAGCTTacaaagaggaattgaacatacaTCTAAGCAGCATGGCGACGAGGATAGGATAGAGCCAGCAGGAGGCGCTCTTCCATACACCAAGTCTCCGCCTTTGTACTAACCATTCCACGACTTAGACGCTGCACAGAATTGGGAAGTTGGACCACAGCGATTTTAAATGTGGCTactatttttttatatataagaCAGTGGCGCACCTGAGAGTTTGGTGATCTGCTGATGCTGGTCCTGCAGTGTGTGACTGATGCGGGCGCTGAATTCCGTGATGGCGGCCATGTTGGTCGCCAGGCAATCCATCTCATCCTCCATCTTCTTGAAGTCGTTCTTCATTTTCCTGATGGTGTCTGGAAAAGACAACGCGGACAGGGTTAGTCGCCGGGCAGGCCGGAACCTGCGGTGGGCCAGCGAGACGAGGGCCTGCAGCTATTTAGCCGGAAGCACAATCCACGTTCTGgggggttcaaatcccgccacggaggatgttggaatttaaattcagagaAGAATTGTGAAGTAAGGGTCTAACGATGACCacaaaacccatctgactcactaatgctctttagggaaggaaactgccctccttacctgatttgggccgacatgtgactccagacccacagcaatgtggcggagtcttaactgccctctgggcaattagggacggggtAATAAACGCTGGACCAGCCAGAGGTACCTACATCCTGTGAGTGAGTTATAAAAAGATTTTCGTCTCGCACTTATATTGGGACAAGACCTtgattaatggtagggccttgggtagcgtTATCGAGCAGAGGGactgaggggttcaggtacataattctttgaagttgggtcacatgtagacagggtggttgagAAGGCTCGCCTTCATTGATcacacctttgagtataggagttgggacatcacattggggttgtacaggacgttactgaggcctcttctgaagtcgTGTCCCGCTCTAGTCACCCTGTTACAAAAAGGATACCATTAAACCGGAGGGGgctctgaagagatttaccaggaggttgccaggaatgaagagctggggctattttccctggagcgtcaagaggctgaggggtgaccttgcggaggtttataaaatcaggagaggcatggatagggtaactagacaaggtctttttccaacgGTAGGGGAGTgcaaaaaccagagggcatagtttagggtgagagaggaaagatttaaaaggtacccaaGGGGgctaacattttcacacagagggtggagcgtgtatggaatgagctgccagaggaagtggtggaggctggtacaatgacaacatttaaaaggcatctggatgggaacatgaataggaagggttcatgggccaagtgctggcaaatgggactggattaacgtaggatatctgatcagtatgGACGGGTGGGATcacagggtttgtttctgtgctgtatggctctatgagaGCAACGTGGAAAGCTTggacaaaatgtaacatttttcagTAAATATCAACAAGGCAGGCGATCAGAACtgactcagtgacagggactcGGGGGTAGGTCCCAGCCAGACTTCATCTACGTCCACAATAACATGTGCAATTCACTCCACAGCTAAAGTCACTTCGAGGGTTGTGTGCTACTTTGCAATTCGGGTGGAGGTAGGTAAGATTTTTGTTGAACTGGGAAATCTCAGGTTCttggaattcagaacacaaaccAAATCGGCCATGGTCTTACTGACTGGCTTCCCCGTTTAaaaaatattcagctcctctattcttcgtGCCAAAGTGCACTACCATGTACTCGCcacacattatgttccatctgtcaAATGGGTGCCCACCCACTTTTCTGCTCCGTGTTCCTCTGCAGACCCCGTGTTTCTGCTCCGTGTTCCTCTGCAGGCCCTGTGTTCCTGCTCCGTGTTCCTCTGCAGACCCAGTGTTCCTGCTCCATGTTCCTCTGCGGGCCCCGTGTTTCTGCTCCGTGTTCCTCTGCAGGCCCCGTGTTCCTGCTCCGTGTTCCTCTGCAGGCCCCGTGTTCCTGCTCCGTGTTCCTGTTCCGTGTTCCCCTGCGTCCCCGTGTNNNNNNNNNNNNNNNNNNNNNNNNNNNNNNNNNNNNNNNNNNNNNNNNNNNNNNNNNNNNNNNNNNNNNNNNNNNNGTGTTCCTGCTCCGTGTTCCTCTGCAGGCCCAGTGTTCCTGCTCCGTGTTCCTCTGCGGGCCCCGTGTTCCTGCTCCGTGTTCCTCTGCGGGCCCCGTGTTTCTGCTCCGTGTTCCTATGCGGGCCCCGTGTTCCTGCTCCGTGTTCCTCTGCAGACCCTGTGTTTCTGCTCCGTGTTCCTCTGCAGGCCCCGTGTTCCTGCTCCGTGTTCCTCTGCAGGCCCCGTGTTCCTGCTCCGTGTTCCTCTGCAGGCCCCGTGTTCCTGCTCCGTGTTCCTCTGCAGGCCCCGTGTTCCTGCTCCGTGTCCCTCTGCGGGCCCCGTGTTTCTGCTCCGTGTTCCTCTGCAGGCCCCGTGTTCCTGCTCCGTGTCCCTCTGCGGGCCCCGTGTTTCTGCTCCGTGTTCCTCTGCAGGCCCCGTGTTCCTGCTCCGTGTCCCTCTGCGGGCCCCGTGTTTCTGCTCCGTGTTCCTCTGCAGGCCCCGTGTTCCTGCTCCGTGTCCCTCTGCGGGCCCCGTGTTTCTGCTCCGTGTTCCTCTGCAGGCCCCGTGTTCCTGCTCCGTGTCCCTCTGCGGGCCCCGTGTTTCTGCTCCGTGTTCCTCTGCAGGCCCCGTGTTCCTGCTCCGTGTCCCTCTGCGGGCCCCGTGTTTCTGCTCCGTGTTCCTCTGCAGGCCCCGTGTTCCTGCTCCGTGTCCCTCTGCGGGCCCCGTGTTTCTGCTCCGTGTTCCTCTGCAGGCCCCGTGTTCCTGCTCCGTGTCCCTCTGCGGGCCCCGTGTTTCTGCTCCGTGTTCCTCTGCAGGCCCCGTGTTCCTGCTCCGTGTCCCTCTGCGGGCCCCGTGTTTCTGCTCCGTGTTCCTCTGCAGGCCCCGTGTTCCTGCTCCGTGTCCCTCTGCGGGCCCCGTGTTTCTGCTCCGTGTTCCTCTGCAGGCCCCGTGTTCCTGCTCCGTGTCCCTCTGCGGGCCCCGTGTTTCTGCTCCGTGTTCCTCTGCAGGCCCCGTGTTCCTGCTCCGTGTCCCTCTGCGGGCCCCGTGTTTCTGCTCCGTGTTCCTCTGCAGGCCCCGTGTTCCTGCTCCGTGTCCCTCTGCGGGCCCCGTGTTTCTGCTCCGTGTTCCTCTGCAGGCCCCGTGTTCCTGCTCCGTGTCCCTCTGCGGGCCCCGTGTTTCTGCTCCGTGTTCCTCTGCAGGCCCCGTGTTCCTGCTCCGTGTCCCTCTGCGGGCCCCGTGTTTCTGCTCCGTGTTCCTCTGCAGGCCCCGTGTTCCTGCTCCGTGTCCCTCTGCGGGCCCCGTGTTTCTGCTCCGTGTTCCTCTGCAGGCCCCGTGTTCCTGCTCCGTGTCCCTCTGCGGGCCCCGTGTTTCTGCTCCGTGTTCCTCTGCAGGCCCCGTGTTCCTGCTCCGTGTCCCTCTGCGGGCCCCGTGTTTCTGCTCCGTGTTCCTCTGCAGGCCCCGTGTTCCTGCTCCGTGTCCCTCTGCGGGCCCCGTGTTTCTGCTCCGTGTTCCTCTGCAGGCCCCGTGTTCCTGCTCCGTGTCCCTCTGCGGGCCCCGTGTTTCTGCTCCGTGTTCCTCTGCAGGCCCCGTGTTCCTGCTCCGTGTCCCTCTGCGGGCCCCGTGTTTCTGCTCCGTGTTCCTCTGCAGGCCCCGTGTTCCTGCTCCGTGTCCCTCTGCGGGCCCCGTGTTTCTGCTCCGTGTTCCTCTGCAGGCCCCGTGTTCCTGCTCCGTGTCCCTCTGCGGGCCCCGTGTTTCTGCTCCGTGTTCCTCTGCAGGCCCCGTGTTCCTGCTCCGTGTCCCTCTGCGGGCCCCGTGTTTCTGCTCCGTGTTCCTCTGCAGGCCCCGTGTTCCTGCTCCGTGTCCCTCTGCGGGCCCCGTGTTTCTGC comes from the Chiloscyllium plagiosum isolate BGI_BamShark_2017 chromosome 45, ASM401019v2, whole genome shotgun sequence genome and includes:
- the vps51 gene encoding vacuolar protein sorting-associated protein 51 homolog encodes the protein MLCFFFFGCFRSRSFGSPALRKECTLAELMESEAEMVKHIRALDSDMQTLVYENYNKFISATDTIRKMKNDFKKMEDEMDCLATNMAAITEFSARISHTLQDQHQQITKLSGVHTLLRKLQFLFELPARLNKCIELEAYGQAVRYYSKARSVLHQYQHMASFHGIQNDCQKIISDLAQKLREKFRDTGSSAKELAECVELLLQLGEPAEELCDEFLAHARSRLEEDLSALEAELGQQPGPLSAASPPLSDILEFTDKGCNGFVGDTCLVIASYQDLFVHRPAAGGLVSSDVAQMAGAKLVEFVDGLMGRYFGLVERRIRAEKGVGDSSLLVRGLDRFHRRLQAVVKLLPGSRTAAAEGTEIVVRAAQERLRQYLQALQSFYADCLTDVRQSLAAPRLLGKDGANLAELLASVSASILNQVKSVLAYVHLFTAKDVTFSSKAYFKGEFCSQGVREGLIVSFIRYMCHTARQFCETVGEKGATPPGLLLLLSRLCLDYEMSTISYILTLTDEQFLGQDHSPVTLVTVLCADAREAAQKLLNHYVKVQGLNVSQMLRKSVETRDWLNTIEPRNVRAVMKRVVEDITSIDVQVGRQRATGGVHGDIQVCHEPIQLLLCLCRCSAPMDTNLLSNIQKLFSERIDIFSPVEFNKVSVLTGIIKISLKTFLECVRLRSFGRYGLQQIQVDCQYLQLYLWRFVSDENLVHFLLDEIVASTAHRCLDPVTMEQSVIEVICERG